CTTCAGCAATGTGTTCATTGACTCGTTTTTCGATCATGTGCTCAGCCATATAGATCATGTTTTTGATTGCTCTTGAAGAGGAACGGCCATGACCGACAATGGAGATGCCGTCAACGCCAAGGAAGGGCACGCCTCCGAATATTTCCACATCAAAAGGATCAAACAATCCCTTGAACAGGCTGGTTGTCATTGCGGCCATCTTCTCGTCCATCTGACCAGAGATCATCACTTTTTCCAGAGATCGTTTGAACAGGATTCCCATAAATTCAGGGATGCTTTCACCGAATTTCAGAATGGTATTGCCCACAACTCCGTCACAGACCACAATGCTGGCCTTTCCTTTCAGAATGTCATGGCCTTCTATGTTTCCAAGGAAGTTTATTTTGCCTGCTCTGTCAGCCTCTTTCAGAAGCCAGTAGGCCTGTTTGAGCATTTCGGAGCCCTTCCCCTCTTCCTCTCCAATATTGAGCAGCCCGGTAAGCGGTTGTTCAATTCCAGCGCCATAGCGCTGATAGATGGTCAGCATCTGGGCAAACTGGACAAGATGTTCCGGCTTGCAGTCAACATTTGCACCGATATCGACAATATTGGTCAACCCTTCCGAAAGACGCGGGAAATATGCGTAA
The DNA window shown above is from Pelodictyon phaeoclathratiforme BU-1 and carries:
- the plsX gene encoding phosphate acyltransferase PlsX — its product is MLTIVVDAMGGDHAPACVIEGTVQALQESGNRFNILLIGQSEKVEPLLASYDTSALNLTFLHAPEVVTMEDIPATAVKTKQESSLVKGLQLCKAKQADAFVSAGNTGAQMAASLFVLGRLPGVLRPTIYAYFPRLSEGLTNIVDIGANVDCKPEHLVQFAQMLTIYQRYGAGIEQPLTGLLNIGEEEGKGSEMLKQAYWLLKEADRAGKINFLGNIEGHDILKGKASIVVCDGVVGNTILKFGESIPEFMGILFKRSLEKVMISGQMDEKMAAMTTSLFKGLFDPFDVEIFGGVPFLGVDGISIVGHGRSSSRAIKNMIYMAEHMIEKRVNEHIAEVLSEK